From one Melioribacteraceae bacterium genomic stretch:
- a CDS encoding RecQ family ATP-dependent DNA helicase, whose protein sequence is MTINQTLEKYFGYKTFRPGQEEIINSILAGKNVLGILPTGAGKSLCYQIPALTSDNFSIVISPLIALMKDQVDSLNNIEKTAAFINSSLDYIEIENVFNELSQGIIKLLYLSPEKLENQIFTERLKKLNPKFLFIDEAHCISEWGHNFRPSYRRIKDFKKFIDFENVAAFTATATPEVRQDIIDQLELVKPKLYVKGFERSNLELNVIKGKEKREWLLKILSKKSTPAIIYTATRKQTESVSEFLRSNGINSHHYHAGLANEVRRMIQDDFINDRLPVIVATNAFGMGIDKKDIRTIIHYNIPSSIENYYQEIGRAGRDGKPSKIFLLYDEKDKQIHHFLINSSYPDRDQIETVYQTICDYGRIALGSVSDKPIGIDEKLVTSLKLKDINISLTNSAIKILEEANYLKFESGYNKGYFFRFLITPEQLKKHSSHLSDEIQLDLVLVLLREFGSSSFDKSSRIDLEKISQSLGVYKSEVIKELENLDARGLIDFEKPNLNPAVIVNSPRVKKENLQLNLINLLRQKSHAEKRLEDMVNYAFAKECRFRTIIKYFGEEANNYKCGKCDVCTNTEENSSINDFIEEKIIELLSEIKDGINIKSLVDILKGNSQDAEFLLVEAFASCSHFSSLQIKSAIKDLEQVGQIRKDDQNKYHLFDVELGIELEQHNSMQSDYEPYLKLFNALRAIRKEVSEKFGQPINIVCPDEVLKVIAVKRPMSASELLSIKGFNQRMYNKMGEEILAVIKHRNTEDSESNLLNENKVPDNIKQIFDLVKKRYSLKDISSLTKLPEAVVSMQVESLISLFPDLIINSLVDHKKSIKIRDAIQSGITNLKELKSSLGSSISYAEIRIILAKELLADSKRF, encoded by the coding sequence TGCCGGTAAAAATGTATTAGGAATTCTGCCAACGGGTGCGGGTAAATCACTATGTTATCAAATTCCGGCTTTAACTTCCGATAATTTTTCAATTGTAATTTCTCCATTAATTGCCTTAATGAAAGATCAAGTAGATTCTCTTAATAATATCGAGAAAACCGCCGCGTTTATAAATAGTTCATTAGACTATATAGAAATTGAAAATGTATTCAATGAATTATCCCAAGGTATAATAAAACTCCTTTATCTCTCTCCAGAAAAACTAGAAAACCAAATTTTTACCGAGCGATTAAAAAAGCTGAATCCAAAATTTCTATTTATTGATGAAGCACATTGCATAAGTGAATGGGGACATAATTTCCGCCCAAGTTATAGACGAATAAAAGATTTCAAAAAATTTATTGATTTCGAAAATGTCGCGGCATTTACCGCAACAGCAACTCCCGAAGTTCGTCAAGACATAATTGATCAACTAGAACTTGTCAAACCAAAATTATACGTAAAAGGTTTTGAGCGCAGTAATCTTGAACTAAATGTCATAAAAGGAAAAGAAAAAAGAGAGTGGTTGTTAAAAATATTATCAAAGAAATCCACTCCGGCAATCATCTATACAGCAACAAGAAAGCAAACGGAATCAGTGTCCGAATTTTTAAGAAGTAATGGAATTAACTCACATCATTATCATGCCGGTTTAGCTAATGAAGTTAGACGTATGATTCAAGATGATTTCATAAACGATAGACTTCCCGTAATTGTGGCGACCAATGCATTCGGAATGGGAATTGATAAAAAAGATATTCGAACAATAATTCATTACAATATTCCATCCAGCATTGAAAATTATTATCAAGAAATAGGCAGAGCCGGAAGAGACGGGAAACCATCCAAAATATTCTTATTGTACGATGAAAAAGATAAACAGATTCATCACTTCTTGATAAATTCTTCCTACCCTGATCGTGACCAAATAGAAACTGTTTATCAAACCATCTGTGATTATGGACGAATTGCACTTGGAAGTGTCTCTGATAAACCAATTGGCATTGACGAAAAACTAGTTACTTCGCTAAAACTAAAAGATATTAATATTTCCTTAACGAACTCAGCAATTAAAATTTTAGAAGAAGCAAATTATCTAAAATTTGAAAGCGGTTATAATAAAGGATACTTTTTTAGATTTCTTATTACCCCCGAACAGCTTAAAAAACACTCTTCACATTTAAGCGATGAAATTCAACTTGATTTAGTCTTGGTTTTGTTACGCGAGTTTGGAAGTTCTTCTTTTGACAAATCATCAAGAATAGATTTAGAAAAAATATCGCAATCGTTGGGTGTTTATAAAAGTGAAGTAATTAAAGAACTTGAAAATCTTGATGCGAGAGGATTGATCGATTTTGAAAAGCCAAATTTAAATCCGGCTGTAATAGTTAACTCCCCGCGTGTTAAGAAAGAGAACCTACAATTAAACCTAATCAATTTGCTGCGTCAAAAATCTCATGCGGAAAAACGTCTTGAGGATATGGTCAATTATGCTTTCGCGAAGGAATGCAGGTTCCGAACAATCATAAAGTATTTCGGTGAAGAAGCCAACAATTATAAATGTGGTAAATGTGATGTATGCACAAATACTGAAGAAAATTCATCTATCAATGATTTTATCGAAGAGAAAATTATTGAGCTTTTATCTGAAATTAAAGACGGAATAAATATCAAGAGCTTAGTAGATATTCTAAAGGGTAATTCCCAAGATGCTGAGTTTTTACTTGTCGAAGCATTTGCAAGTTGTTCGCATTTTTCTTCGTTGCAAATTAAATCAGCAATTAAAGATCTAGAACAAGTTGGTCAGATCAGAAAGGATGACCAGAATAAATATCATCTTTTTGATGTTGAATTAGGAATAGAACTTGAGCAACATAATTCAATGCAATCAGATTACGAACCATATTTAAAATTATTTAACGCTCTCCGAGCTATTAGGAAAGAAGTTTCTGAGAAATTTGGACAACCAATAAATATTGTTTGTCCGGACGAAGTTTTAAAAGTAATAGCAGTTAAAAGACCAATGTCGGCATCCGAACTTTTATCAATAAAAGGTTTCAACCAGAGAATGTATAACAAAATGGGTGAAGAAATTTTAGCTGTCATAAAACATAGAAATACTGAAGATTCTGAAAGCAATTTACTCAATGAAAATAAAGTACCGGACAATATAAAACAGATTTTTGATTTAGTTAAAAAACGATATTCTTTGAAAGATATTTCATCTCTAACAAAACTTCCCGAAGCGGTTGTTTCAATGCAAGTTGAATCACTAATAAGTTTATTCCCCGATTTAATTATTAACTCTCTAGTTGATCATAAAAAAAGTATTAAAATTAGAGATGCAATCCAAAGTGGAATCACTAATCTAAAAGAATTAAAATCTTCTTTAGGGAGCAGCATTAGTTATGCGGAAATAAGAATTATTTTAGCGAAGGAATTACTTGCTGATTCGAAACGGTTTTAA
- a CDS encoding rhomboid family intramembrane serine protease, with the protein MSQYDRDYFRPSGFGGFSFFPPIIKNLLVINIAVFFLQMIFDNISFGGIPGWYFINKYFALNPLTGLDQAGQPYNFQIWQLFTYQFLHGGFMHLFFNMFALWIFGVELENLFGSRKFLFYYLMCGVGAGLLHIFASPIFDSISAPTIGASGAVYGVLIAFGMLFPDRYVFLLFPPMPVKAKYLIAFYIVIEFMSVGSDNYVAHLAHLGGAFFGFVFILLDRRKNFDIDGMYRKVKDIFTSPSKDSSTSFRKPKRGFRTGTIEDAEFYEINSKKEQEVSQEVIDEILDKISKSGYQNLTEKEKRILFEASKKE; encoded by the coding sequence ATGTCTCAATACGATCGTGATTATTTTAGACCATCCGGATTTGGGGGATTTTCTTTCTTTCCGCCGATTATTAAAAATCTCTTGGTAATTAATATTGCAGTTTTCTTTCTGCAAATGATTTTTGATAACATAAGTTTTGGTGGAATTCCCGGTTGGTATTTCATAAATAAATATTTTGCCTTGAATCCTTTAACCGGGCTTGATCAAGCAGGACAACCATATAACTTCCAAATTTGGCAATTGTTTACATACCAATTTCTGCATGGCGGTTTTATGCATCTTTTTTTCAACATGTTCGCATTGTGGATATTCGGAGTTGAATTAGAAAACTTATTTGGTTCAAGGAAGTTTTTATTTTACTATTTAATGTGTGGAGTTGGGGCAGGGTTACTTCATATTTTTGCTTCGCCAATTTTTGATAGTATAAGTGCACCAACAATCGGAGCTTCCGGTGCTGTGTATGGAGTTTTAATCGCGTTTGGTATGTTGTTTCCGGATCGATATGTTTTTCTATTATTCCCGCCGATGCCGGTTAAGGCTAAATATTTGATTGCTTTTTATATCGTGATCGAGTTTATGTCGGTTGGTAGTGATAACTATGTGGCGCATCTTGCACATCTTGGCGGTGCATTTTTTGGATTTGTTTTTATTCTTCTCGATAGAAGAAAGAACTTTGATATTGACGGTATGTATAGAAAAGTGAAAGATATTTTCACTTCACCAAGTAAAGATTCATCGACTAGTTTTAGAAAACCAAAACGAGGTTTCAGAACTGGTACGATTGAGGACGCCGAGTTTTATGAAATCAATTCGAAAAAAGAGCAAGAAGTTTCACAAGAAGTTATTGATGAAATATTAGATAAAATTAGTAAAAGCGGTTATCAAAATTTAACTGAAAAAGAAAAAAGAATTCTCTTTGAAGCTAGCAAGAAAGAATAG
- a CDS encoding phosphoglycerate kinase — protein sequence MNKLSIENVDLKGKRVLVRVDFNVPLDENQSITDDRRITAALPTINKIIKDGGKAILMSHLGRPKGQPKSEFSLKPVAVRLGELVDTKVKFAPDCVGEQVKSIVDTMEDGEVLLLENLRFHAEEEKNNPKFAEQLAKLGDVYINDAFGSAHRAHASTEGITKYIKTCASGYLMQKELDYLGKALAEPKRPFTAILGGAKISGKIDVIENLLPKVDNLIIGGGMAYTFFKAQGLEIGTSLLEEDKIELAAEIMKKAESAKAKLLLPVDVVVTEEFKEDSPGMTVDYDKMPSDKMGLDIGEKTIELFSNIIKESMTVVWNGPMGVFEFPNFAKGTNAVAKALADVTSKGAVTVIGGGDSASAIKKAGLKDKVSHVSTGGGASLEFLEGKILPGVAALTDA from the coding sequence ATGAATAAGTTATCAATTGAAAATGTAGATCTTAAAGGCAAAAGAGTATTAGTTCGTGTTGATTTTAATGTGCCGTTGGATGAAAATCAGTCTATCACAGATGACAGAAGAATTACCGCTGCGCTTCCTACAATCAATAAAATAATTAAAGATGGCGGTAAAGCAATTTTGATGAGTCATCTAGGAAGACCCAAAGGTCAACCTAAAAGTGAATTTAGTCTAAAGCCAGTTGCAGTTAGATTAGGCGAGTTAGTTGATACAAAAGTTAAATTTGCTCCGGATTGTGTCGGAGAGCAAGTCAAATCAATTGTTGATACTATGGAAGACGGTGAAGTATTGCTTCTAGAAAACTTACGTTTCCATGCGGAAGAAGAAAAAAACAATCCCAAATTTGCCGAACAATTAGCTAAACTTGGAGATGTGTATATTAACGATGCCTTCGGCAGTGCTCATAGAGCTCATGCATCGACTGAAGGAATTACGAAGTACATTAAAACTTGTGCTTCCGGTTATTTAATGCAAAAAGAATTGGATTATTTAGGTAAAGCGTTAGCTGAACCAAAACGTCCATTTACCGCAATTTTAGGCGGGGCGAAAATATCCGGTAAGATTGATGTTATCGAAAATTTATTACCTAAAGTTGACAATCTTATTATTGGTGGGGGAATGGCATACACATTCTTCAAAGCGCAAGGATTGGAAATCGGAACTTCACTTTTAGAAGAAGATAAAATTGAACTTGCAGCCGAAATAATGAAAAAAGCTGAAAGTGCAAAAGCAAAATTATTATTACCGGTTGATGTTGTTGTTACCGAAGAATTTAAAGAAGATTCTCCGGGAATGACTGTTGACTATGATAAAATGCCATCAGATAAAATGGGATTAGACATTGGTGAAAAAACAATTGAATTATTCTCGAATATAATCAAAGAGAGTATGACAGTTGTATGGAACGGACCAATGGGTGTTTTTGAATTCCCTAATTTTGCAAAAGGAACTAATGCAGTAGCCAAAGCTTTAGCTGACGTAACTTCGAAAGGCGCTGTAACAGTCATTGGCGGAGGTGATTCAGCTTCAGCAATTAAGAAAGCCGGTTTGAAAGACAAAGTTTCTCACGTTTCAACCGGTGGTGGAGCATCTCTCGAATTTTTAGAAGGTAAAATTTTACCCGGTGTTGCCGCGTTAACTGATGCTTAA
- the gap gene encoding type I glyceraldehyde-3-phosphate dehydrogenase encodes MAVKVGINGFGRIGRLVFRRALDLGNIEFVGINDLTDAKTLAHLVKYDSVHGKFKGEVYAEGDSLVVNGKKIKITAEKDPANLKWGELGADIVVEATGVFRSQEACEKHITGGAKKVILTVPPKGDVDAMVVLGVNDEVLKGKEKVISNASCTTNCLAPMVKVLNDKFGVEKGFMTTVHSYTNDQRILDLPHSDLRRARSAAVSIIPTTTGAAKAVGKVIPELKGQLDGFSLRVPTPDGSITDLVATLKKEVTIEEVNAAMKEAAEGSLKGLMEYTDEPIVSADIIGNTHSVIFDSLSTMANGKLVKVVGWYDNEYGYSCRVVDLINKIA; translated from the coding sequence ATGGCGGTAAAAGTTGGTATTAATGGTTTCGGTCGTATCGGACGATTGGTATTTCGCAGAGCACTAGACCTCGGAAATATTGAATTTGTAGGTATAAACGATCTTACAGATGCTAAGACATTAGCTCATTTGGTTAAGTATGATTCTGTTCATGGAAAATTTAAAGGTGAAGTTTATGCTGAAGGCGACTCGTTAGTTGTTAACGGCAAAAAAATTAAAATAACAGCTGAAAAAGATCCCGCAAACTTAAAATGGGGTGAACTTGGCGCTGATATTGTTGTTGAAGCAACCGGTGTTTTCAGAAGTCAAGAAGCTTGTGAAAAACATATTACCGGCGGTGCAAAGAAAGTTATTTTAACAGTACCTCCAAAAGGTGATGTTGATGCAATGGTAGTTCTAGGTGTTAATGATGAAGTATTGAAAGGTAAGGAAAAAGTAATTTCTAATGCCTCTTGTACAACAAATTGTCTTGCTCCTATGGTAAAAGTTCTTAATGATAAATTTGGTGTTGAGAAAGGTTTCATGACTACTGTGCACTCATACACTAACGATCAAAGAATTTTAGATTTACCTCACAGTGATTTAAGAAGAGCAAGATCAGCTGCAGTATCAATTATTCCAACAACAACCGGAGCTGCTAAAGCTGTTGGCAAAGTTATTCCTGAACTTAAAGGCCAATTAGACGGATTCTCATTAAGAGTTCCAACTCCTGACGGTTCTATTACCGACCTTGTAGCAACTCTTAAAAAAGAAGTTACAATTGAAGAAGTAAATGCTGCAATGAAAGAAGCAGCTGAAGGTTCCTTAAAAGGGTTAATGGAATACACAGACGAACCAATAGTATCTGCTGATATTATCGGTAATACACATTCAGTCATTTTTGATTCACTCTCAACTATGGCTAACGGTAAACTTGTTAAAGTTGTTGGTTGGTATGATAATGAATATGGTTATTCTTGCCGAGTAGTTGATTTAATTAATAAGATTGCATAA
- a CDS encoding Crp/Fnr family transcriptional regulator, protein MNTTAECLQLVPIFSDLDEEVLEQVVQVGNKKTYAKDSVILVEEEVGTALFVIIKGKVKVSRSSNDGREVILSILSDSDFFGEMSILDGLNRSATVVATEDSELFIIQRKEFLDLLNKHPEITIALLSELTQRLRNADMKIKALSLKDAEGKVATVILQLADDIGKIKHGTVEIEKLPLQQDLANMAGTSRETISRTLHSFARKGLVEIDGSKLKIIDYEKFRETFA, encoded by the coding sequence ATGAATACCACCGCAGAATGTTTACAATTAGTCCCGATATTTTCCGATCTCGATGAAGAGGTGCTAGAACAAGTCGTTCAGGTTGGTAACAAAAAAACATATGCAAAGGACAGTGTTATTTTAGTCGAAGAGGAAGTAGGCACCGCATTATTCGTTATTATTAAAGGAAAAGTTAAAGTTTCTCGATCAAGTAATGATGGACGCGAAGTTATTCTGAGTATACTTTCCGATTCGGATTTCTTCGGCGAAATGTCAATTCTCGATGGTTTGAACCGTTCGGCAACTGTTGTTGCTACCGAAGATTCTGAACTATTTATTATTCAGCGAAAAGAATTTCTTGATCTTCTTAATAAGCACCCGGAAATTACAATAGCTCTATTGAGCGAATTAACCCAACGCTTGCGTAATGCCGATATGAAAATTAAAGCTCTATCATTAAAAGATGCTGAAGGAAAAGTGGCAACTGTTATCTTGCAACTAGCTGACGATATTGGCAAAATTAAACATGGAACAGTTGAAATTGAGAAACTGCCTTTGCAGCAAGATTTGGCTAATATGGCCGGGACTTCAAGAGAAACAATTTCCAGAACCTTACATTCATTTGCTAGAAAAGGTTTGGTTGAAATTGACGGTTCCAAATTAAAAATTATTGATTACGAAAAATTTAGAGAAACATTCGCTTAG
- a CDS encoding PHP domain-containing protein has product MKIDLHTHTNKSDGALSPSELVLLAKERGLSSIAITDHDSVNAIQEALEIGYDIGVNVIPGVELSTDVDDKEVHVLGLFLNHQNEDLQKYLSFFRDERFYRAKRIIKKLNNLGHQISIDDVLAHAQNSAIGRPHVAYAMVERGIVANFYQAFEKYIGDNGPAYEKKIYISPSSALKIISDAGGLSFIAHPCYTSDNVITTLIKAGVDGLEVIHPAHNSYQVKFYRGIVNQYCLLETGGSDFHGGNKNDEGNFGNFFINHTKLEAMQKMIHRNSA; this is encoded by the coding sequence GTGAAAATTGATTTACATACACATACAAATAAATCCGACGGAGCATTATCCCCTTCCGAATTAGTTTTACTGGCAAAAGAACGCGGTTTAAGTTCTATTGCTATTACCGATCATGATAGCGTTAATGCTATCCAAGAGGCTTTAGAAATCGGTTATGATATTGGTGTAAATGTAATCCCAGGTGTTGAACTGAGCACTGATGTGGACGATAAAGAGGTTCATGTTTTGGGACTTTTTCTTAATCATCAAAACGAGGATTTGCAAAAATACCTTTCCTTCTTCCGTGATGAAAGATTTTATCGTGCTAAACGAATTATTAAGAAGTTGAACAATCTTGGACATCAAATTTCTATTGATGATGTCTTAGCCCATGCTCAAAATTCAGCAATAGGAAGACCGCATGTTGCTTATGCTATGGTAGAAAGAGGAATTGTAGCAAATTTCTATCAAGCTTTCGAGAAATATATTGGTGATAATGGTCCGGCTTATGAAAAGAAAATCTATATTTCCCCTAGCAGTGCACTAAAAATTATTTCTGATGCCGGAGGATTATCATTTATTGCTCACCCATGTTATACTTCCGATAATGTGATTACAACATTGATTAAGGCCGGTGTTGACGGTCTAGAAGTGATACATCCCGCTCATAATAGTTATCAGGTAAAATTTTATCGTGGAATTGTGAATCAATATTGTCTGTTAGAAACAGGCGGTTCTGATTTTCACGGTGGAAACAAAAACGACGAAGGTAACTTTGGGAACTTTTTTATAAACCATACAAAATTAGAAGCAATGCAAAAAATGATACATAGAAATAGCGCTTAA
- a CDS encoding two-component regulator propeller domain-containing protein: MFKKSLILFFVAAICSSVSLGQGSSLWQSYSSKKEIVAISSTDGNQIWCATTGGSFMYENSSSSFLELGTSDGLTSPILTSLVIDNSNKIWFGTQVGAEPGMINVYEFESGIVKKVNDIFNSDFTQKAINDLEISGDTIIVSTAFGLSLVNPNNYSFYDTFIKFGSFEAATPVISANKFGRFFVLTAGGIAVQKRNSTNLSAPESWDTFSFSGDLIPNNGFEFAKFGQDILLATDKGIFRYVSNNWELFQLAGVVVENIATNGSNLFITTLESGVSKIYEYNGTDFNLVFENMEGYSINDLFVSSTGIIYAATKSGLLKIESTITELIIPQGPANNAFLSLDADNDGTLWVGTGRDVFGIGVMSFDGSSWDLLSTGSNPNVISNAYHNVYVDNDNTKYFCNWGRGLTKLEGSTITNYTASNSGIPGIPADPNFLVITDVKKDSKGNVWLLNLQSADRAPLSVIRTDGSIHNFQFPNPQITESELAFHLEIDQFDTKWFAITVGDIGLYYFNENGTYTNTNDDKMGWIRTNNGLLSNSITSLALDRLGSLWVGTNLGVSIIPDPSNPTTRITTVSALRQQSINAIEVDPLNQKWVGTVQGLFHLSSDGTVVINSYTSENSPLPSNDIKSVTVDGKNGIVYIGTDFGLTALKTTSVTPSEGMEELFVYPNPVIIKNNNNQNVTIEGLMRNSSIKIMSISGKLIKEFSSPGGNVAFWDSKDEDGNFVPSGVYLIIASDEDGSNVAKGKVAILRE, from the coding sequence ATGTTTAAAAAATCATTGATATTATTTTTCGTGGCTGCAATTTGTTCATCAGTTTCTCTAGGTCAAGGATCAAGCTTATGGCAAAGTTATTCGAGTAAAAAGGAAATTGTTGCGATTTCATCAACCGATGGTAACCAAATTTGGTGCGCGACAACCGGTGGTTCATTTATGTACGAAAATTCGTCAAGTAGTTTTTTAGAACTTGGCACCAGCGATGGCTTAACAAGTCCAATTCTAACTTCACTGGTAATTGATAATTCTAACAAAATATGGTTTGGTACTCAAGTTGGTGCTGAACCAGGTATGATCAATGTCTATGAATTTGAAAGCGGTATTGTTAAAAAGGTAAATGATATTTTTAATTCTGACTTCACGCAAAAAGCTATTAATGATTTGGAAATTTCCGGCGATACGATTATCGTTTCAACAGCATTTGGTTTATCATTGGTAAATCCAAATAATTATTCTTTCTATGATACATTTATAAAATTCGGAAGTTTTGAAGCAGCAACACCAGTTATTTCAGCAAATAAATTTGGAAGATTTTTTGTGTTAACTGCCGGAGGTATTGCGGTTCAAAAAAGAAATTCAACAAATTTATCTGCACCTGAATCATGGGATACTTTTTCTTTCAGTGGTGATTTAATTCCAAACAATGGTTTCGAATTTGCAAAATTTGGGCAAGATATTCTGCTCGCTACTGATAAAGGAATTTTCCGTTATGTAAGTAATAATTGGGAATTATTTCAATTAGCCGGAGTGGTAGTTGAAAACATTGCTACTAATGGCTCAAACCTATTTATAACAACCTTAGAATCCGGTGTTAGTAAAATTTATGAATACAACGGGACTGATTTTAATTTAGTTTTTGAAAACATGGAAGGATATTCCATCAATGATCTCTTTGTTTCCTCAACCGGAATTATTTACGCGGCTACAAAGTCCGGGTTATTAAAAATTGAATCAACTATTACTGAACTCATTATTCCACAAGGTCCTGCTAATAACGCTTTCCTAAGTTTGGATGCTGATAATGATGGAACTCTTTGGGTAGGAACCGGACGTGATGTCTTTGGAATTGGCGTTATGAGCTTTGATGGCAGTTCTTGGGATTTACTAAGTACCGGTAGCAACCCAAATGTTATATCAAATGCTTATCATAATGTTTATGTTGATAACGACAACACAAAATATTTTTGTAATTGGGGCCGTGGATTAACAAAGTTAGAAGGTTCTACGATCACGAATTATACTGCAAGTAATTCCGGTATACCCGGTATCCCGGCTGATCCAAACTTCCTTGTAATTACGGATGTGAAAAAAGATTCAAAAGGAAATGTTTGGCTACTCAATTTACAATCAGCTGATAGAGCCCCACTCTCTGTAATAAGAACTGATGGTAGTATTCATAATTTTCAATTTCCAAATCCACAAATAACAGAATCCGAATTAGCGTTTCATTTAGAGATAGATCAATTCGATACAAAATGGTTTGCAATTACTGTTGGTGATATCGGTTTGTATTATTTTAATGAGAATGGAACTTACACAAACACAAACGATGATAAGATGGGTTGGATTAGAACTAATAACGGACTTTTAAGCAATTCAATAACTTCACTTGCATTGGATAGACTTGGTTCTCTGTGGGTTGGAACAAATTTGGGAGTAAGTATTATTCCCGATCCTTCGAATCCTACGACTCGAATTACTACGGTATCTGCTTTACGTCAGCAATCAATAAATGCTATAGAAGTTGATCCACTAAATCAAAAATGGGTAGGAACAGTTCAGGGTTTATTTCATCTTTCTTCAGATGGAACAGTTGTTATAAATAGTTATACAAGCGAAAACAGCCCGCTTCCTTCAAACGACATTAAAAGTGTAACAGTCGATGGCAAAAACGGCATCGTTTATATCGGAACTGATTTTGGTTTAACAGCATTAAAAACAACGTCTGTTACACCAAGCGAAGGAATGGAAGAACTTTTTGTTTACCCAAATCCGGTTATTATTAAAAACAACAACAATCAAAATGTTACGATCGAAGGATTGATGAGAAATTCTTCGATAAAAATTATGTCAATCAGTGGAAAACTAATTAAAGAATTTTCATCACCGGGCGGCAATGTAGCTTTTTGGGATTCAAAAGATGAAGATGGAAATTTTGTCCCCAGTGGTGTCTATTTAATAATCGCCAGCGATGAAGACGGATCAAATGTGGCAAAAGGCAAGGTTGCAATACTTCGAGAATAA